From one Paenibacillus sp. FSL K6-1330 genomic stretch:
- a CDS encoding DUF309 domain-containing protein codes for MSYEPLYVAYLVYFNRDRDYFECHEVLEELWLARDRDPRYKGLLQVAVGLFHFRNNNVRGAFKMFTSAVSRLGGYPGDELGISMGKLVSEVRDYAKQLASYDVRPFPYRDLTIEIGDTELKQAVRLASERIMPNIPQRRKPERAHSK; via the coding sequence ATGAGCTATGAACCGCTGTATGTCGCTTACCTCGTTTACTTTAACCGTGATCGGGACTACTTCGAATGTCATGAAGTGTTAGAAGAACTGTGGCTCGCGCGGGATCGTGATCCAAGGTATAAGGGACTTCTGCAAGTGGCTGTCGGGCTTTTTCATTTCCGGAACAACAACGTAAGAGGAGCATTTAAAATGTTCACAAGCGCTGTATCCCGACTCGGGGGTTATCCCGGGGATGAACTGGGGATCTCGATGGGGAAACTGGTAAGCGAAGTACGTGACTATGCCAAGCAGTTGGCGTCGTATGACGTTCGTCCATTTCCCTATAGGGATTTGACGATCGAAATTGGGGATACTGAGCTTAAGCAGGCAGTTCGGTTGGCATCGGAGCGCATCATGCCGAACATTCCGCAGCGGCGAAAGCCGGAGCGGGCACATTCCAAGTAA
- a CDS encoding GTP pyrophosphokinase family protein, whose amino-acid sequence MDVRDWGTFLLPYEQTVEELKVKFKTMRSELKKREEYAPIEFVTGRVKRISSILDKAKRLDVPMDELETGIEDIAGIRIMCQFVEDIRRVAEYIRARKDLTVLYEKDYITNFKESGYRSFHMIIEYPVQTALGQKKVLAEIQIRTLAMNFWATIEHSLSYKYRESLPDDIRARLKKAGEAANTLDTEMSSIREDILEAQRQFEDDSNITTQVLNAIHKLYFFHLVNEAIAFQSRFNAIFQDHDMDAMKVLLDEVKELLAEAKKKVNEHEL is encoded by the coding sequence ATGGACGTTAGAGACTGGGGGACATTTTTGCTTCCGTATGAGCAGACCGTTGAGGAATTGAAGGTTAAATTCAAGACGATGCGTTCCGAACTGAAAAAACGGGAGGAATACGCACCTATCGAATTCGTAACGGGTCGGGTCAAACGGATCTCGAGCATACTGGACAAGGCGAAACGCCTCGATGTGCCGATGGACGAGTTGGAAACCGGGATTGAGGATATCGCAGGCATTCGGATTATGTGTCAGTTCGTGGAGGATATCCGGCGGGTAGCCGAATATATCCGGGCACGGAAAGACCTGACCGTATTATACGAGAAGGACTACATTACCAATTTCAAAGAGAGCGGCTATCGGAGCTTTCATATGATTATCGAATATCCGGTGCAAACGGCTTTGGGGCAAAAGAAGGTGCTTGCTGAAATTCAGATCCGTACGCTGGCCATGAATTTCTGGGCTACGATTGAGCATTCCCTTAGCTACAAGTACCGGGAAAGCCTCCCGGATGACATTCGGGCACGGCTGAAGAAGGCCGGAGAAGCGGCGAATACGCTGGATACGGAAATGTCGAGCATCCGGGAGGATATATTGGAGGCGCAGCGGCAGTTCGAGGACGATTCCAATATTACGACACAGGTGCTGAACGCGATTCACAAGCTGTATTTCTTCCATCTGGTCAATGAGGCAATTGCTTTTCAGAGCCGGTTTAACGCGATATTTCAGGATCATGACATGGATGCGATGAAGGTGCTTCTGGATGAGGTGAAGGAGCTGCTGGCCGAAGCCAAGAAGAAAGTAAACGAGCATGAGCTATGA
- a CDS encoding quinone-dependent dihydroorotate dehydrogenase, with the protein MLYRNIGKPIFFKLDPEKAHHLVVGGLGRASGVVGADAVMRGMYGVSETPDLAVDLFGLHFPTPVGLAAGLDKNAQAVKGFSSIGFGFMEVGTVTPKGQPGNEQPRLFRLPPDEALINRMGFNNEGAEAMAKRLSALKERRIPVAVNIGKNKATPNEKANGDYEACIQALFPYGDFFVVNISSPNTPDLRSLQHGSELSSLLEAVKNEMSRQAKIHGGEKAVLVKIAPDVSDEELEFMVDTISASGVSGIIATNTTLSRDGLTHSNAKETGGLSGKPLRNRSTEIVSRIYKQTGGALPIIGSGGIFTASDAYDKIRAGASLVEIYTALIYEGPEVNRKLHSGLRELLARDGFSHISEAVGANHR; encoded by the coding sequence GTGCTGTACCGCAACATAGGCAAACCTATATTTTTTAAACTCGATCCCGAGAAAGCTCACCACCTTGTGGTTGGCGGCCTTGGACGTGCCTCCGGCGTGGTCGGCGCAGACGCTGTCATGCGAGGGATGTACGGTGTTAGCGAAACACCGGATTTGGCGGTGGACCTGTTCGGGCTTCATTTCCCGACACCGGTCGGACTTGCCGCCGGGTTAGATAAAAATGCCCAGGCCGTCAAAGGTTTCTCCTCCATAGGCTTCGGATTTATGGAAGTAGGAACGGTGACCCCGAAAGGACAACCGGGCAACGAACAGCCGCGATTGTTCCGGCTTCCTCCGGATGAGGCACTCATCAACCGGATGGGTTTCAACAACGAAGGGGCCGAGGCGATGGCAAAAAGGCTGTCCGCACTCAAGGAACGCCGTATTCCGGTTGCCGTCAACATCGGAAAGAACAAGGCGACTCCGAACGAGAAAGCCAACGGTGATTACGAAGCTTGCATTCAAGCTTTATTTCCGTATGGCGACTTTTTTGTTGTCAACATCAGTTCCCCGAACACGCCGGACTTGCGCAGCCTTCAGCATGGGAGCGAATTGTCATCCTTGCTGGAAGCCGTGAAGAACGAAATGTCCCGCCAAGCCAAGATCCATGGAGGCGAGAAGGCCGTCCTGGTGAAGATTGCGCCGGATGTGAGTGATGAGGAACTGGAATTCATGGTGGATACGATTAGTGCAAGCGGCGTTTCCGGCATTATCGCTACGAATACGACGCTTTCCCGGGATGGCCTGACGCACAGTAACGCCAAAGAAACCGGCGGCCTTAGCGGGAAACCGCTGCGTAACCGATCGACGGAGATTGTATCCCGGATTTACAAGCAGACCGGCGGTGCGCTTCCGATTATCGGGTCTGGCGGAATTTTTACGGCAAGTGATGCTTATGACAAAATACGCGCGGGCGCAAGCCTGGTGGAAATTTATACAGCACTTATCTATGAAGGGCCTGAGGTGAACCGCAAGCTTCATTCCGGTCTCCGGGAGCTGCTTGCACGGGATGGCTTCAGCCATATTTCCGAAGCCGTCGGGGCTAATCATCGGTAA
- a CDS encoding L,D-transpeptidase family protein gives MNNSLYLKRYVETHPDNKMAWYLLGKEYEQAGEQGKANYCYNKAEGVYEAFELSQVPSDIWKNYEQRLLEMERDKDRRRKRTRRLLAALVLLLLVFLPPAQAPGSVPGDFASDVFPPNEPVSASAVNKEKRDSRKEPLYTAVASGQGKDSAGALSSLLRHPQALPNWSVALGMKQSGKWQLWSKDMERLYGLHRDAKGAIAIQPYEGAALECDCEPADSSQLKRSAGQWADLQVETAVLQEAANQYKARHGRLPKGLNELTQPYPNNWLSGRSKAMEEMFGALMKHKSQGTGGPKDQPGQQPGNNPEEIGYWGTSPNGDPFFEQPLQVIIDRKRHRLAVVSGTVMLRNYAVGLGGAKTPLGDFHINDKVVNPNGTTKGPYGTRGMQLSDTQYAIHGTLDVDSIGANESEGCIRMLKEDVEELFDLVPMGTVVTIREGVLPEDLWTPKERFKLKLAQGQTNPNKVYHWLD, from the coding sequence ATGAACAATTCGCTGTACCTCAAAAGGTATGTGGAGACGCATCCTGATAATAAAATGGCCTGGTACCTGCTGGGGAAGGAATATGAGCAGGCCGGCGAACAGGGCAAGGCAAATTACTGCTACAACAAGGCAGAAGGGGTCTATGAAGCCTTCGAGCTTAGTCAGGTCCCGTCCGATATATGGAAAAATTACGAACAGCGTTTATTGGAGATGGAGAGGGACAAGGACCGCAGGCGAAAAAGAACCCGGCGTTTGCTTGCTGCGCTGGTGTTATTGCTGCTGGTATTCCTTCCTCCAGCCCAGGCACCGGGCTCCGTTCCGGGGGATTTTGCATCAGATGTGTTTCCGCCGAATGAGCCGGTATCCGCCTCGGCCGTTAACAAAGAGAAGCGGGATTCGCGTAAAGAACCGCTGTATACCGCCGTTGCTTCCGGTCAGGGGAAGGATTCCGCCGGAGCCCTGTCCTCATTGCTTCGGCATCCGCAGGCATTGCCGAATTGGTCGGTCGCGCTGGGGATGAAGCAATCGGGCAAGTGGCAGTTATGGAGCAAGGACATGGAACGTTTATACGGATTGCATCGGGATGCTAAAGGCGCCATTGCGATCCAGCCATATGAAGGAGCGGCATTGGAGTGTGATTGCGAGCCTGCGGATAGTTCGCAGCTTAAGCGGAGCGCGGGGCAATGGGCGGATCTGCAAGTTGAGACGGCCGTGCTGCAGGAAGCGGCCAACCAGTATAAGGCTCGGCATGGACGTCTGCCTAAAGGCTTGAACGAACTGACACAGCCGTATCCGAATAATTGGCTGTCCGGCCGTTCGAAAGCAATGGAGGAGATGTTCGGAGCATTAATGAAGCATAAGTCCCAAGGAACTGGCGGCCCTAAGGACCAGCCGGGGCAGCAGCCTGGGAACAACCCGGAGGAGATTGGATATTGGGGGACTTCGCCGAACGGGGATCCTTTTTTTGAGCAGCCGCTTCAGGTCATCATTGACCGGAAACGTCATCGGCTTGCCGTTGTCAGCGGCACCGTCATGCTGCGCAATTATGCGGTCGGGCTTGGAGGAGCGAAAACGCCGCTGGGTGATTTTCATATTAATGACAAGGTTGTTAATCCGAACGGGACCACGAAGGGCCCCTATGGGACGCGGGGAATGCAGCTGTCCGATACGCAATACGCGATACACGGGACGCTAGACGTGGACAGTATCGGAGCGAATGAATCTGAGGGCTGCATCCGTATGCTTAAAGAGGATGTGGAGGAGCTGTTTGATCTGGTTCCGATGGGAACCGTCGTGACAATTCGGGAAGGGGTTCTGCCCGAGGACCTGTGGACGCCGAAAGAGCGTTTTAAGCTCAAGCTTGCCCAGGGGCAGACCAACCCCAACAAGGTGTATCACTGGCTGGATTAA
- a CDS encoding ferredoxin, whose product MAKFTWVDKDTCIACGACGATAPDIYDYDDEGLAEVIFDGDNNRGVTEIPEDMHDDMLDACDGCPTDSIRIADEPFNAE is encoded by the coding sequence ATGGCGAAGTTTACTTGGGTAGATAAAGATACCTGCATTGCTTGCGGCGCATGCGGAGCAACGGCACCCGATATTTACGATTACGACGACGAAGGCTTGGCAGAAGTTATTTTTGACGGAGACAACAACCGCGGGGTAACTGAAATTCCGGAAGATATGCATGATGATATGCTGGATGCCTGCGATGGCTGCCCAACAGATTCAATTCGGATTGCAGACGAGCCGTTTAACGCAGAATAA
- a CDS encoding DNA polymerase IV — protein sequence MGHIDHYYPASGRVILHVDMNAFYCSVHEAEEPELYRGKPTAVAGSIELRKGVIVTCSYAARSLGIRTGMNVRQALRIYPDLMIIQPDFHLYRKYSNAFMNIAYAYTPLLEATSIDECYLDITGSKQFGTPLDIAREIQERIREELSLPCSVGIAPNKLLAKMASDMKKPNGLSVLRIRDVPQVLWNRPCAELFGIGSKTADKLRKLNIQTIGQLAAADEGLLTSTFGVMGSWMKRAASGIDHAPVVAEREQSKSIGHTTTLPQDVTSAEEARRVLLNLSDQVARRLRRQGLMTSGIQITLRTPDMKTITRSRHLAIPTENTEDIYRDACELYHRHWKQDKPLRLLGVTLQQLIAKEESAIQLDLFDYEKQPKKESLTRVMDELRNKFGESAVLTAGMLGDDPSSLIRNHKRRGTSLQMDFVRDLGNDNKNAVQPPAKDPDRD from the coding sequence GTGGGACATATCGACCATTATTATCCGGCCAGTGGCCGCGTTATACTTCATGTGGATATGAATGCTTTTTACTGTTCTGTACACGAAGCGGAGGAGCCGGAACTTTACCGGGGCAAGCCCACGGCTGTCGCGGGCAGCATCGAGCTGCGAAAAGGCGTCATCGTCACCTGCTCCTATGCTGCACGGTCACTCGGGATCCGCACAGGAATGAACGTGAGACAGGCGCTGCGGATCTACCCTGACCTGATGATCATCCAGCCGGATTTTCATCTGTACCGCAAGTATTCCAATGCATTTATGAATATAGCTTATGCCTATACGCCGCTGTTGGAGGCGACTTCGATTGACGAATGTTACCTGGATATAACGGGATCAAAGCAGTTCGGTACCCCCCTGGATATCGCCCGGGAGATCCAGGAGCGCATTCGCGAGGAGTTGTCGCTGCCTTGCTCCGTCGGCATTGCTCCGAATAAATTGCTGGCCAAGATGGCCTCGGACATGAAAAAGCCCAACGGGCTATCCGTGCTGCGGATACGGGATGTCCCGCAGGTACTCTGGAACAGACCCTGCGCAGAGCTGTTTGGCATCGGGAGCAAGACAGCCGACAAGCTGCGTAAGTTGAACATTCAGACGATCGGACAGCTGGCCGCTGCCGATGAAGGCCTGCTGACCTCGACTTTTGGCGTAATGGGGTCATGGATGAAAAGGGCAGCCAGCGGCATCGACCATGCTCCTGTCGTTGCGGAGCGGGAACAGAGCAAATCGATCGGACACACGACCACGCTCCCGCAGGATGTTACTTCGGCGGAGGAGGCGCGAAGGGTGCTGCTGAATCTGAGCGATCAGGTAGCACGCCGACTTCGCAGGCAGGGTCTAATGACCAGCGGCATACAGATCACGCTGCGTACACCGGATATGAAGACGATCACCCGGTCGAGGCATCTGGCCATTCCGACGGAAAATACCGAGGATATCTACCGGGATGCGTGCGAGTTGTATCACCGGCACTGGAAGCAGGACAAGCCGCTCCGTCTGCTTGGCGTTACGCTGCAGCAGCTTATCGCGAAGGAGGAATCCGCCATTCAGCTGGATTTGTTTGATTACGAGAAACAGCCAAAGAAAGAATCGCTGACCCGGGTCATGGACGAGCTGCGTAATAAATTCGGCGAGAGTGCGGTGCTGACCGCCGGCATGCTGGGAGATGACCCGTCGTCCTTAATCCGCAATCATAAGCGGAGAGGTACATCTTTACAGATGGATTTTGTAAGGGATCTGGGGAACGATAATAAAAATGCCGTTCAGCCGCCCGCGAAGGACCCGGACCGCGATTAG
- a CDS encoding MBL fold metallo-hydrolase yields the protein MIQYSNDQVTIFQSALFQTTSTVIQLDESIIIIDPTWLPHEIDEIREHVNAVRGNRECYLIFTHGDYDHIIGYKAFPDAKTIGSAGLRDDPEKEDKLKSIRDFDASHYITRDYPIEFPVLDMVIEEDGQQLAMGSTTLTFYRAPGHTADGLFTVIDSVGVFAAGDYLSDFELPFIFQSARDYEGTIRQAARILKEHPVALLIPGHGRHTTSRSEMNRRVEAARSYLERLRQAVMDGDDTALDQLRQEHGFVSEFTAKCHKENVRIIQNELQDEGSNKT from the coding sequence ATGATTCAATATTCTAATGATCAGGTGACGATTTTTCAAAGTGCGTTATTTCAGACCACATCAACGGTAATCCAGCTGGATGAGAGTATCATTATCATCGATCCGACCTGGTTGCCGCACGAAATCGATGAGATTCGAGAACATGTTAACGCGGTTCGGGGAAACAGGGAGTGTTATCTCATCTTCACGCATGGGGACTACGACCACATTATCGGATATAAAGCTTTCCCGGACGCAAAGACGATTGGGAGTGCCGGACTCAGAGATGACCCGGAAAAAGAGGATAAACTGAAATCAATTCGTGATTTTGATGCTTCCCACTATATTACTCGCGATTATCCCATAGAATTCCCGGTACTTGATATGGTTATCGAGGAAGATGGACAACAGCTCGCAATGGGCTCCACAACGCTTACGTTCTATAGAGCACCGGGACATACGGCCGACGGCTTGTTTACTGTGATTGATTCCGTGGGCGTATTTGCAGCCGGTGACTATTTATCCGATTTTGAGCTTCCATTTATCTTCCAAAGTGCGAGGGACTATGAAGGAACGATTCGCCAAGCTGCAAGGATCCTGAAGGAGCATCCGGTTGCTTTGCTCATCCCTGGGCATGGCCGGCATACGACAAGTCGATCTGAGATGAATCGAAGAGTGGAGGCAGCCCGGAGCTATCTGGAACGACTGCGTCAGGCTGTTATGGATGGCGATGATACGGCTCTTGACCAGCTGCGGCAGGAGCACGGATTTGTCTCCGAATTCACGGCGAAGTGCCATAAGGAAAACGTGAGAATCATTCAAAATGAACTTCAAGATGAGGGCAGCAATAAGACTTAA
- the cimA gene encoding citramalate synthase, whose amino-acid sequence MSKSISIFDTTLRDGTQGEGISLSADDKVKIAKKLDALGVHYIEGGIPGSNSKDIEFFKRVQDLGLTSKVTAFGSTRRKGSIADQDANLLRILESGVSAATLVGKSWDFHVHTALQTTLEENLAMIYDSIAFLKQKGLEVIFDAEHFFDGYKNNPEYAVAVLSKAREAGADWLVMCDTNGGSLPHEISNIVTSLAGPLPGAPLGIHTHNDCELAVANTLSAVQAGVQHVQGTMNGYGERCGNANLCSIIPNLQLKLGYECIGDDNLRTLTNTARYISEIANVNMPVNQPYVGNAAFAHKGGIHVSAILRDSRTYEHIEPEKVGNKQRVLVSELAGQSNIVSKAQDMGLDFDPASEQSKHIIGKIKDLEHEGYQFEGADASLELLLREANGELKELFTFESFKMLVEKSAGQPVVSEAFVKVNVAGESIYTAAEGNGPVNALDNALRKALVQYFPTLKEMHLADYKVRVLDDKDATAAKVRVLIESKNFENSWNTVGVSSNVIEASWEALVDSMRYALLGQISPEQVHESATRQGLVNH is encoded by the coding sequence ATGTCTAAGTCCATTTCCATCTTTGATACGACACTTCGCGACGGAACCCAAGGCGAAGGAATCAGCTTGTCGGCGGACGACAAGGTCAAAATCGCCAAGAAACTCGATGCTCTTGGTGTTCATTATATTGAAGGCGGTATCCCGGGAAGCAACAGCAAGGACATCGAATTTTTCAAAAGAGTCCAGGATCTCGGCTTAACCTCAAAAGTAACCGCGTTTGGCAGCACTCGCCGCAAAGGCTCCATCGCCGACCAGGATGCCAATCTGCTTCGGATTTTGGAATCCGGCGTTTCTGCGGCCACTTTGGTCGGGAAGTCATGGGATTTCCACGTCCATACCGCGCTTCAGACGACACTTGAAGAGAATCTGGCGATGATCTATGATTCCATCGCTTTCCTGAAGCAAAAAGGCCTCGAAGTGATTTTTGATGCCGAGCACTTTTTTGACGGCTATAAGAACAATCCCGAGTATGCTGTTGCCGTATTGTCCAAAGCACGAGAGGCAGGCGCTGATTGGCTTGTCATGTGCGATACGAACGGCGGCAGCCTCCCGCACGAGATCTCGAACATTGTTACATCTTTAGCGGGTCCATTGCCCGGCGCTCCACTCGGCATTCACACCCACAACGATTGCGAGCTTGCCGTTGCCAACACCCTGAGTGCCGTACAGGCTGGTGTCCAGCATGTGCAGGGAACGATGAACGGTTACGGGGAACGTTGCGGGAATGCCAACCTGTGCTCCATCATCCCGAATCTGCAGTTGAAGCTGGGCTATGAGTGCATCGGAGACGATAACCTACGCACGCTGACAAATACCGCACGGTATATCAGTGAAATCGCCAACGTCAATATGCCGGTTAACCAGCCGTATGTGGGTAACGCTGCCTTTGCCCATAAGGGAGGCATCCATGTTTCGGCGATCCTGCGCGATTCCAGAACGTACGAGCATATCGAACCGGAGAAAGTCGGAAACAAGCAGCGCGTGCTTGTTTCCGAGCTTGCAGGACAGAGCAACATCGTATCGAAGGCGCAAGACATGGGTCTTGACTTTGATCCGGCTAGTGAACAATCCAAGCATATTATCGGAAAAATCAAGGATCTTGAGCATGAAGGATATCAATTCGAAGGCGCGGACGCCTCCCTGGAGCTGCTTCTTCGGGAAGCAAACGGAGAGCTTAAGGAGCTGTTTACCTTCGAATCCTTCAAAATGCTGGTAGAGAAATCAGCCGGGCAACCGGTTGTCTCCGAAGCCTTCGTTAAAGTCAACGTTGCCGGTGAGAGCATCTACACTGCGGCAGAAGGCAACGGTCCGGTCAATGCGCTTGACAACGCGCTGCGTAAAGCGCTGGTCCAATACTTCCCGACACTCAAGGAAATGCATCTCGCTGACTATAAGGTACGGGTGCTCGATGACAAGGATGCGACGGCAGCCAAAGTACGGGTGCTGATCGAGTCCAAGAACTTTGAGAACTCCTGGAACACCGTCGGGGTCTCCAGCAATGTCATTGAGGCGAGCTGGGAAGCGCTGGTGGACAGTATGCGCTATGCGCTGCTCGGCCAAATCTCACCGGAACAGGTGCATGAGTCCGCGACTAGACAAGGGTTGGTTAATCACTAA
- a CDS encoding TlpA disulfide reductase family protein, producing the protein MKRNIIILVLLVVAAGAVIYNQAGDNIQAVFTQEKPLPTETGAKAGLLAPTFTLKGMDDKTYAGGGARDKAMVVNFWASWCEPCKQEAPELDKLAAEYADELEIYGVNVSKYDNEKKARQFVKDFELRYPILLDPKGEVFEELYKGQVFPTNVLIDRNGVIQEIILGAPDPKDLRKKVTKLLN; encoded by the coding sequence ATGAAACGAAATATCATCATTCTCGTCCTGCTTGTTGTTGCGGCAGGCGCTGTAATCTATAACCAAGCCGGCGACAACATTCAAGCCGTCTTCACGCAGGAGAAGCCGCTCCCGACGGAGACAGGCGCCAAGGCTGGACTGCTTGCCCCCACCTTCACCTTGAAGGGGATGGACGACAAGACCTATGCCGGCGGCGGAGCGCGCGATAAAGCAATGGTCGTCAATTTTTGGGCATCATGGTGTGAACCGTGCAAGCAAGAAGCCCCGGAACTCGACAAGTTGGCGGCGGAATATGCAGATGAGCTGGAAATCTACGGCGTGAACGTGTCCAAGTATGACAATGAGAAGAAAGCGCGTCAATTCGTTAAGGATTTTGAACTTCGGTATCCGATCCTTCTCGATCCCAAAGGAGAAGTGTTCGAGGAGTTGTATAAAGGCCAGGTCTTCCCAACGAATGTGCTGATTGATCGAAACGGCGTGATCCAGGAAATCATTCTGGGCGCTCCGGACCCCAAGGATCTTCGCAAGAAGGTAACCAAGCTGTTGAATTAG
- a CDS encoding M67 family metallopeptidase, whose translation MNPSDMALEQLLLHAAVQQHISDYTYDCLPEEACGVLIGHSSAISRSVTVTQFIPVKNTAEFPLHSFHLDPVQWTRLVLTEKGIIGLFHSHPHTSPEPSGEDLLQLPSFGGLLQVYAIGSPAAPNAPGLKPLQLHAYKIMREKETAELDSDLPSNSWVRPAAEFYSLTPIPCQIK comes from the coding sequence ATGAACCCGTCTGACATGGCCCTGGAGCAGCTTCTGCTGCACGCGGCAGTACAACAGCATATATCGGACTATACGTACGATTGTCTGCCAGAGGAAGCCTGTGGCGTCCTTATCGGGCACTCTAGCGCAATAAGTCGATCGGTAACTGTTACGCAATTTATCCCCGTAAAAAATACAGCGGAGTTTCCCCTGCATTCTTTTCATCTGGACCCTGTTCAATGGACCCGCTTGGTGTTAACTGAAAAAGGAATCATCGGTTTGTTTCACAGTCACCCGCACACATCCCCTGAGCCGTCCGGCGAGGATCTGCTGCAGCTCCCATCCTTCGGCGGATTGCTTCAGGTGTATGCCATCGGATCTCCTGCAGCTCCAAACGCTCCCGGCTTGAAACCATTACAGCTTCATGCCTACAAAATTATGCGGGAAAAAGAAACCGCCGAATTAGACAGCGATCTACCGTCAAATTCCTGGGTTCGTCCGGCAGCGGAGTTCTATTCCCTCACCCCGATTCCTTGCCAGATTAAATAG
- a CDS encoding 3'-5' exonuclease translates to MTEPGQSNGGFWRSLRLGDFNSAIASMRGAQTAQQLAFIRSQMKDNRRPEVLGTPLDELEVVVFDLESTGFNHQHGDEILSFGAIKVIGEQVIENETFHMIVNSGAPIPPFIAELTGITQHMVDAAPPLMEGLHDFMAFIGGRVLVAHAAAHDRGFLNAALWKTSKVRLTHRLLDTMMLAQRLYPEQKDYSLDELLRSSGIPVEGRHHALSDARMTARLWAAYMKEIQARGHAITLGDLYVYLSEA, encoded by the coding sequence ATGACTGAACCGGGACAATCGAACGGTGGGTTCTGGAGATCACTCCGCTTGGGTGACTTTAATTCCGCCATCGCCTCCATGCGCGGCGCGCAGACAGCGCAGCAGCTGGCCTTCATCCGATCCCAGATGAAGGATAACCGGAGGCCGGAGGTTCTGGGTACCCCGCTGGACGAGCTGGAGGTTGTCGTATTTGATCTGGAGTCGACGGGGTTCAATCACCAGCACGGTGATGAAATTTTGTCATTCGGTGCTATCAAGGTCATCGGCGAGCAAGTGATCGAGAACGAAACCTTTCATATGATCGTTAACAGCGGTGCTCCTATTCCTCCATTCATTGCTGAGCTGACGGGAATTACGCAGCATATGGTTGATGCAGCCCCGCCTTTAATGGAGGGGCTGCATGATTTCATGGCATTTATCGGAGGCAGGGTGCTTGTTGCCCATGCCGCTGCGCATGACCGTGGATTCCTGAACGCAGCCTTGTGGAAGACATCGAAGGTCCGATTAACCCATCGGCTCCTCGATACGATGATGCTCGCACAGAGATTATATCCTGAGCAGAAGGACTACAGTCTGGATGAGCTGCTGCGGAGCAGCGGCATCCCGGTGGAGGGCCGGCATCATGCTCTGTCCGACGCGCGCATGACTGCCCGGTTGTGGGCGGCTTATATGAAAGAAATTCAAGCGCGCGGCCATGCAATCACCCTGGGAGATTTGTATGTCTATCTAAGCGAGGCATAA